In the genome of Spirochaetia bacterium, one region contains:
- a CDS encoding iron-sulfur cluster assembly scaffold protein — protein sequence MSDSFMNDWVYTDIVKDHFMNPRNIWKREEHFEPDGVGEVGSLACGDQMRIGIQVKDDKIVKLRWLTYGCASAIASTSMMSEMATGMSLGEAYRITPDMVTKALGGLPEHKFHCSVLGDKALRAAIDDYLAKQGRENTLKTSVARVMCECKNVTDQAIETLVASGKVRTLKELQDLTGYGTGCGKCKQKIADYFYEMMHVHGKEVAEE from the coding sequence ATGTCAGATAGCTTTATGAACGATTGGGTATATACGGATATCGTCAAGGATCATTTCATGAATCCTCGTAACATTTGGAAAAGGGAAGAACACTTTGAACCGGATGGTGTGGGGGAAGTGGGTTCCCTTGCCTGCGGAGACCAGATGCGTATAGGCATCCAGGTCAAGGATGACAAGATCGTAAAGCTCCGTTGGCTGACCTATGGCTGTGCTTCTGCGATAGCCAGTACATCGATGATGAGTGAAATGGCAACTGGCATGAGCCTTGGGGAAGCCTATCGGATAACTCCTGATATGGTGACGAAGGCTTTGGGTGGACTTCCTGAGCACAAGTTCCATTGTTCTGTGCTCGGTGACAAGGCCCTGAGAGCAGCCATCGATGACTACCTTGCAAAGCAGGGTAGGGAAAATACCCTGAAGACTTCTGTGGCTAGGGTAATGTGTGAATGTAAGAATGTTACTGACCAAGCCATTGAAACCTTGGTTGCAAGCGGCAAAGTCCGCACCCTGAAAGAACTGCAGGATCTGACCGGCTATGGGACCGGCTGCGGCAAGTGCAAGCAGAAGATAGCTGATTACTTCTATGAGATGATGCATGTGCATGGCAAGGAAGTAGCGGAAGAGTAG
- a CDS encoding YihY/virulence factor BrkB family protein, translating into MNVDENSSFLGRKMNTMVKIFRVSVNHFMVDNSFVTASGMVYITLTALIPALTVFVTFFGALGVLEPFQKMLMVSLNEFFGSDVSKQFFDAVSGYTSNAMSLGIVGLVSFIITMVLLINRVWYVINSVFRTSIDRNLFQRFGNFLSFLIVSILILAAIISIESSLSQKYVQVMGRQMVSGPFLYLKQITPFFLIWVGLFLMIEFIPNTKVEFSAAAIGALVGSIVCVCANSIFLNLTSYMVNMSIIYGSFAAIFLFIVWCYMLWVIILFSVELAYVYQFRPDLENSTGIQNTPARFLSDGVNIMMLIGYNFKEGKGATRTREINERLAIPDRKLFGYLNFLVSLGFIMPTNSGKTTYIPARPLEDLKVKEMVEGLYGLDTMSFDDKGTAGEAIAVQIHGHGVASLGTLTIDNLLQRV; encoded by the coding sequence ATGAATGTAGATGAAAATTCCAGTTTCCTAGGCAGGAAAATGAACACTATGGTGAAGATTTTCCGAGTCTCCGTCAACCATTTCATGGTAGACAATTCCTTTGTGACTGCATCGGGAATGGTCTATATTACTCTGACTGCCTTGATTCCTGCACTCACGGTATTCGTGACATTCTTCGGGGCCTTGGGAGTCCTTGAACCTTTCCAGAAGATGCTGATGGTCAGCCTCAATGAATTTTTCGGCAGTGATGTGAGCAAACAGTTCTTTGATGCAGTCTCCGGATATACTTCCAATGCCATGAGCCTTGGTATCGTCGGCCTGGTATCGTTCATCATTACCATGGTACTTCTGATCAACAGGGTCTGGTATGTGATCAACTCGGTTTTCCGTACGTCCATTGACAGGAACCTTTTTCAGAGATTTGGAAATTTCCTGTCATTCCTGATCGTTTCGATACTGATCCTTGCGGCAATCATCAGCATTGAATCTTCGCTTTCCCAGAAATATGTTCAAGTCATGGGCAGGCAGATGGTCTCAGGCCCGTTCCTGTACCTGAAGCAGATTACTCCGTTTTTTTTGATTTGGGTCGGTTTGTTCCTGATGATTGAATTCATCCCGAATACGAAAGTTGAGTTTTCTGCTGCAGCCATAGGAGCCCTTGTCGGCAGTATAGTCTGTGTATGTGCCAACAGTATTTTTCTGAATCTGACCTCGTACATGGTGAATATGTCCATCATCTATGGTTCCTTTGCTGCCATTTTCCTTTTTATAGTCTGGTGCTATATGCTTTGGGTCATCATTCTTTTTTCCGTTGAGCTTGCATATGTCTATCAGTTCAGACCTGATTTGGAAAACAGCACCGGTATTCAGAATACTCCTGCCAGATTCCTTTCTGATGGTGTCAACATCATGATGCTCATCGGGTATAACTTCAAGGAAGGCAAAGGTGCAACACGGACCAGGGAAATCAATGAACGTCTGGCAATCCCGGACAGGAAGCTGTTCGGTTATTTGAATTTTCTTGTCTCCCTTGGTTTCATTATGCCGACGAACAGCGGCAAGACCACGTATATCCCTGCCAGGCCTCTGGAAGACCTAAAGGTCAAGGAAATGGTAGAGGGCTTGTATGGACTGGATACGATGAGCTTTGATGACAAAGGCACAGCCGGTGAGGCTATTGCCGTACAGATACATGGGCACGGTGTTGCTTCGCTTGGAACCCTGACGATTGACAACCTGCTGCAAAGAGTATAG
- a CDS encoding NUDIX domain-containing protein, which translates to MKNLTFCPDCGKQMLSYKDNKKWVCSACGLTLYNNVAAAVALILTFQKQGKEQVLLVTRGRNPRKGYLALPGGFVDPGESAEQAAIRECREEVSLIPQNLHYLTSAPNTYEYKDITYITCDMFFSANVDVGKSDFISSLRPEEADEIKGYRLCPIDTFEAIEAIPLAFPSARIALETYFRQRMVVAQK; encoded by the coding sequence ATGAAAAACTTGACTTTTTGCCCAGATTGCGGAAAACAGATGCTGTCTTACAAAGACAACAAAAAATGGGTCTGCAGTGCTTGCGGACTGACTCTTTACAACAATGTGGCTGCCGCCGTAGCCTTGATCCTTACCTTTCAGAAGCAAGGCAAAGAACAGGTACTGCTGGTCACCAGAGGAAGGAATCCCCGCAAGGGCTATCTTGCCTTGCCGGGAGGATTCGTCGATCCAGGAGAAAGTGCCGAACAAGCTGCGATTCGGGAATGTAGGGAAGAAGTATCTTTGATACCACAAAACCTGCATTATCTGACCAGTGCCCCCAATACATATGAATATAAGGATATCACATATATTACCTGTGATATGTTCTTCAGTGCTAATGTTGATGTCGGGAAATCCGATTTTATTTCATCCCTTCGACCAGAAGAAGCTGATGAAATCAAAGGTTACAGGCTATGTCCGATAGACACCTTTGAAGCCATAGAAGCCATTCCACTTGCATTTCCTTCTGCACGGATAGCCTTGGAAACCTATTTTCGACAGCGCATGGTAGTAGCACAGAAATAA
- a CDS encoding sigma 54-interacting transcriptional regulator, with protein MDIALLTANCNLGKQISQMNPTLKVKSFSILRTLISYIKRSGQVDCVFVDSEKQKEKPYTEQLIKQAGITVPIISMTELDGQKRLAGEIPLQFLSRQPIWGQGQPPETNSNHTQAVSYYDLLVGSSKQMQDIRAELHRLSKSDIKVHIIGETGSGKELAAQAIAEESIKKGKPFRSVNSSTLNMDLGQDHLFGHKKGAFTGAGLYYSGLLEAVDGGILFLDEVEDLSLKMQSILLRVLDNGEYFRLGETQKRKSTFRLITASNKDLQKLVAKGMIRKDFYFRIIGAQVHIPPLREHMEDLNELIAFHKDKKDQRPFNEKTMEFLKNYNYPGNVRELNAMIDQAINDSNEGDVLVLREWAGKKI; from the coding sequence ATGGACATTGCTTTGCTTACAGCGAATTGCAACTTAGGAAAACAGATTTCACAAATGAATCCGACACTGAAGGTAAAAAGCTTTTCAATCCTCAGGACACTGATTTCGTATATCAAACGTTCAGGCCAAGTTGATTGCGTTTTTGTAGATTCAGAAAAACAAAAAGAAAAGCCTTATACTGAACAATTGATCAAACAAGCAGGAATTACAGTACCTATCATAAGCATGACGGAATTGGATGGGCAAAAAAGACTTGCAGGTGAGATCCCTTTGCAATTTCTTAGCAGACAGCCAATCTGGGGACAGGGACAACCCCCTGAGACAAATTCCAATCATACCCAGGCAGTTTCTTACTATGACCTATTGGTTGGCTCAAGCAAACAAATGCAGGATATACGTGCCGAGCTCCATCGACTGTCAAAAAGTGATATCAAGGTGCATATCATAGGAGAAACAGGCTCAGGAAAGGAACTGGCGGCCCAAGCCATTGCAGAAGAATCAATAAAAAAAGGAAAACCTTTCAGGAGCGTCAACAGTTCAACTCTCAACATGGACTTAGGACAAGATCATCTGTTCGGCCATAAGAAAGGTGCCTTTACCGGTGCTGGTCTTTATTATAGTGGTTTGTTGGAAGCAGTCGACGGTGGCATATTGTTTCTGGATGAAGTAGAAGACCTCAGCCTAAAAATGCAAAGCATACTCTTGCGGGTCCTTGACAACGGCGAATATTTCAGGTTAGGCGAAACTCAAAAAAGAAAATCCACCTTCAGGCTCATTACCGCATCCAACAAGGATCTGCAAAAACTTGTAGCCAAAGGAATGATAAGGAAGGACTTCTATTTCAGGATAATAGGTGCACAGGTTCATATACCCCCATTGAGAGAACATATGGAAGATCTGAATGAACTGATTGCTTTTCACAAGGACAAAAAGGATCAAAGGCCATTTAATGAAAAGACTATGGAATTTTTAAAAAACTACAACTATCCTGGCAATGTAAGGGAATTGAATGCCATGATTGACCAAGCCATCAACGACAGCAACGAAGGAGATGTACTCGTCCTGAGGGAATGGGCGGGTAAAAAAATATAA
- a CDS encoding aminotransferase class V-fold PLP-dependent enzyme: protein MNRRSVYMDNNATTQMAPEVWQAMVAAKDLYGNASSMHGFGRVAAHAVSKAREQVATLLDCAPEAIYFTSGATESNNMVFNIARTLIDEGSRRNRIVTTKIEHPATIETVKYLKGLGYKIDELSVDATGLVDLGEVKAAMGDDVLLVSVMTGNNETGTIQPVREISELAHGCGALMHTDATQAIGKIPVDFKGWHIDYLSLSAHKFYGPKGIGVLACAKGAPLFPLLHGGHQEGGYRPGTYNNQAIVGLGVAAELARRNLGDEQQRLWQMREALRKGLVAAIPDVVVNGNNEHCLPGTLNMSFPRAEGESILLYLDLEGIAVSTGSACATGSLKPSYVLLAGGLDVELAHGSIRFSLGRYNTMDDVTYVVEKLPPIIERIRMMSTRQQ, encoded by the coding sequence ATGAACAGACGATCAGTATATATGGACAATAATGCAACGACACAGATGGCCCCGGAAGTGTGGCAGGCTATGGTGGCTGCCAAGGATTTGTATGGCAATGCTTCCAGCATGCATGGTTTCGGGAGGGTCGCTGCACATGCAGTATCCAAGGCAAGGGAGCAGGTTGCAACCTTGTTGGACTGTGCTCCAGAAGCAATCTATTTTACCAGTGGGGCTACAGAGTCCAACAATATGGTATTTAACATAGCCAGGACCTTGATTGATGAAGGTAGTCGCAGAAACAGGATTGTAACTACAAAGATTGAACACCCGGCTACGATTGAAACGGTCAAGTATCTCAAAGGGCTTGGTTATAAGATAGATGAACTGAGCGTAGATGCTACGGGGCTTGTTGACCTTGGTGAGGTCAAGGCCGCCATGGGGGATGATGTGCTGCTGGTCAGTGTCATGACAGGAAACAATGAGACCGGTACTATCCAGCCAGTCCGTGAGATTTCGGAACTGGCCCATGGCTGCGGAGCGTTGATGCATACTGATGCCACGCAGGCAATCGGGAAAATTCCTGTTGATTTCAAAGGCTGGCACATCGATTATCTCAGTCTTTCTGCCCATAAGTTCTATGGACCGAAAGGAATAGGAGTCTTGGCCTGTGCAAAGGGAGCTCCTCTGTTCCCATTGCTTCATGGGGGACATCAGGAAGGTGGTTATCGGCCTGGGACTTACAATAACCAAGCTATCGTCGGACTTGGCGTGGCGGCAGAGCTGGCTCGTAGAAATCTTGGAGATGAACAGCAGCGCCTTTGGCAGATGAGGGAAGCCCTACGAAAGGGTCTTGTAGCGGCAATTCCTGATGTGGTAGTCAACGGCAACAATGAACATTGCCTGCCGGGAACGCTCAACATGTCCTTTCCTCGTGCCGAAGGGGAATCAATCCTTCTTTACCTGGATTTGGAGGGAATTGCAGTTTCTACCGGTTCAGCCTGTGCTACTGGTAGCCTGAAACCATCCTATGTGCTCCTTGCAGGAGGTCTGGATGTGGAACTGGCCCATGGTTCCATCAGGTTCAGCCTCGGTAGATACAATACCATGGACGATGTAACATATGTCGTAGAAAAACTTCCTCCTATCATCGAAAGGATAAGGATGATGAGTACGAGACAGCAGTAG
- a CDS encoding metallophosphoesterase family protein — MQSLYICSDVHGDFYSFRDFVRKAGNNPILVLGDFCPDSEDFEKLLKQHISQLTLVRGNCDSGYDYAIAGIPVPPLLNSLTFAGRLVILTHGHHYRRPSDLPIHLKPGDVFFSGHTHREQLFIDGKGIINANPGSLAYPRGKCGASYIVMNEQELALRELYGGNISTLTLPMAGR, encoded by the coding sequence ATGCAAAGCTTATATATCTGCTCAGACGTCCATGGAGATTTCTACAGTTTCAGGGATTTCGTACGAAAAGCCGGAAACAATCCCATACTTGTCCTTGGAGATTTCTGCCCTGACAGTGAAGACTTCGAAAAATTACTGAAACAGCACATCAGTCAGCTTACATTGGTCAGAGGCAATTGCGACAGTGGCTATGATTATGCAATAGCAGGTATCCCTGTGCCGCCTCTGCTCAATTCCCTTACATTTGCAGGTAGGCTCGTCATCCTTACCCATGGACACCACTACAGAAGGCCATCGGACCTTCCCATCCATCTGAAACCCGGAGACGTCTTCTTCAGTGGACATACCCACAGGGAACAGCTCTTCATCGACGGGAAGGGGATCATCAATGCAAACCCTGGCAGCCTGGCATATCCCCGCGGTAAGTGCGGTGCCTCTTATATTGTCATGAATGAGCAGGAATTGGCCCTCAGGGAATTGTACGGAGGCAACATATCTACGCTCACCTTGCCCATGGCAGGACGGTAA